One window from the genome of Eucalyptus grandis isolate ANBG69807.140 chromosome 7, ASM1654582v1, whole genome shotgun sequence encodes:
- the LOC120295565 gene encoding uncharacterized protein LOC120295565, with translation MSKPSSRLLQGVLTLHRHRHQLHLPKSSPAGAHSSSHFATAAVDPAAAARSSSPPPSSLPRPFPLSYPSSSAAGTARNSCQSRAFGYLAASEVLPPRAGQALSKSFSTVGLGPLRLNCYGIRHFSFQSSGNGGFAKKVFEKPTMSVLSTFSKYREAIGLQVESFLRSNYLVLVGAAAVLVCALLWRIMFGIANTFVGISEGMAKYGFLALSSAIVAFAYSYILVRPLYVKAMIRTRPYG, from the exons ATGTCAAAGCCCTCCTCGCGATTGCTCCAAGGCGTTCTGACATTGcatcgccaccgccaccagctCCACCTCCCGAAATCGTCCCCCGCCGGCGCGCATTCCTCCTCCCACTTCGCCACCGCGGCCGTCgatcccgccgccgccgcccgctcCTCGTCGCCCCCTCCTTCTTCTCTCCCCCGCCCGTTTCCTCTCTCCTATCCGTCGAGCTCGGCCGCCGGCACCGCGCGGAATTCGTGCCAGTCTAGAGCGTTCGGTTATCTCGCCGCGTCCGAGGTGCTCCCTCCTAGGGCGGGCCAGGCTCTGTCGAAGAGCTTCTCAACGGTGGGACTCGGTCCGTTGAGATTGAATTGCTATGGGATCAGGCATTTCTCGTTCCAAAGCTCGGGGAACGGGGGTTTCGCGAAGAAGGTTTTCGAGAAGCCGACAATGTCGGTTCTTTCTACGTTTAGCAAATACCGGGAGGCCATTGGGCTGCAAGTGGAGTCGTTCTTGAGGAGCAATTACTTGGTCCTCGTTGGGGCTGCGGCTGTGTTGGTGTGCGCCTTGTTGTGGAGGATCATGTTTGGAATTGCTAATACCTTCGTCGGGATCTCCGAGGGGATGGCAAAGTACGGGTTCCTTGCCCTTTCATCCGCTATTGTCGCCTTTGCT TATTCTTATATTTTAGTCCGTCCTCTGTATGTAAAGGCCATGATAAGAACGAGACCTTACGGTTAG